The Nodosilinea sp. PGN35 genomic sequence GGGTTGCGGGCATCGGTGTAGCGCAAAAAGTACCAGGACGAGTCAATGAAGGTGTCCATGGTGTCGGTCTCGCGCCGGGCGGGGCGGTTACAGGCGGGGCAGGGCACATTCACCCAGTGCTCTAGCTGGGCCAGGGGCGAGGCTCCACGGCCCGAAAACTCCACATCTTCGGGCAGCGTCACCGGCAGCTGCTCGTCGGGCACGGGCACAATGCCGCACTCCGGGCAGTGCACCACCGGAATTGGCACCCCCCAGTAGCGCTGGCGGGAGATCAGCCAGTCGCGCAGGCGGTAGTTTGACTCGCCCTGCCCCTTGCCGTTGGTCTCTAGCCAGGCGATCGCGGCGGGCACGCTCTGCCCCTCGCCCTTGCCCGCCGGGGTGCCGTCCAGCGGTCCCGAGTTCACCATCACCCCGTCCCCAGGCCAGGCCTCGACCATGGTTTCACCATTGAGGGATTCTCCCACCGGCTGCACCACTACCCTGACGGGCAGGTCAAACTTGCGGGCAAACTCAAAGTCGCGCTGGTCGTGGGCGGGCACCGCCATGATCGCCCCGGTGCCGTAGCCCATCAGCACGTAGTCGGCAATCCAGACAGGAATTTTCTCGTTGTTGACGGGGTTGAGGGCGTAGCTGCCCGTCCACACGCCGGTTTTTTCGCGGTCCTCGGCGGTGCGATCGATCTCGCTTTTGGCGGCGGCAGCTTTGCGGTAGTCCTCTACGGCGGCGACGCGATCGGGAGCGGTCAGCTTCTCCACCAGGGGGTGCTCGGGTGACAGCACCATAAAGGTGGCTCCCCACAGGGTGTCGGGCCGGGTGGTGAATACGGGCAGCGCATCGCCCGCCTCGGTCTTAAACACCACCTGGGCCCCGGTGGACTTGCCAATCCAGTTGGCCTGCATGGTGCGCACCCGCTCGGGCCAGCCGGGCAGCTGGTTCAGGTCATTCAACAATTCTTCGGCGTAGTCGGTGATCTTGAGGAACCACTGGCGCAGCAGCTTTTTCTCTACCAAAGCACCCGATCGCCAGGAGCGGCCCTCGCTGTCCACCTGCTCGTTGGCCAGCACCGTCTGGTCAATGGGGTCCCAGTTCACCGCCGCCTCTTTCTGGTAGGCCAGCCCCATCTTCAGCATTTGAATAAAGATCCACTGGGTCCAGCGATAGTAGTCGGGGGCGCAGGTGGCCACCTCCCGCTCCCAGTCGTAGGAGAGGCCCAGCTCTTGCAGCTGAGCGCGCATCTGGTCGATGTTCTGGTACGTCCACTGGGCGGGGTGCACGCCCCGGTCAATGGCCGCATTCTCGGCGGGCAACCCAAAGGCATCCCAGCCCATGGGGTGCAGCACTCGGTAGCCCTGCATGCGCCGCACCCGCGCCACCACGTCGGTGATGGTGTAGTTGCGCACGTGGCCCATGTGCAGGTTCCCCGACGGATACGGGAACATCGACAGCGCGTAAAACTTTGGCTGGTCGGGGTTTTCCACCGCGCGGTCTAGCCCTTGCTCAGCCCAAACCTGCTGCCACTTTGTCTCAATCTCGGCGGGGGAATATTTGTTGGACTCCACGTCCCTAACTCCTACTGCTGCACTGGTGCGATGTTCCCCATGATAGACGGGAGTGGCGGCGGGAAGGTACGGACAGCTCACGGGTGCGCAGAGACCTGCCCAATCCCTGGGCCATCGCCTTGTAACGCACAGGTCAAGCTAGAGAATTGACTAAACTACACCGTTCAGTTAAATTCAGGGTAGAAATGCATCCACCCTAGTTTTGGGCGATTGGCTGGCACCGCATTTTACGTTCCTTCGCTGTCTTTGCCTCCGCAACGCCTATGTCTATCCACTCTGGTCAACCCTGGCAAAAGCCAAGCTTTTGGCTCTTGATCGGTGCGCTGCTGATTGTGGGCACCGGCTCTACCCTGGCCGTTCGCAATGTCATGCAAACGCGCCAGGCCGCCCGCGAACAGGCGGAGCTGCCGCCGCCGCGCCAGGTCAAAGTGGTGGCCCTGGGCCGGGTCGAACCCGCCAGCCGGGTGGTGAATGTGGCGGCCTCTGAGGCGGGCCGCATCGACCGGCTGGAGGTGCAGAAGGGCGATCGCGTGGAGCAGGGCCAAATTCTCGCCTACCTCGACCTGTACGACGTGCGGCGGGCCGAGCGCGACCTGGCCGCCAGCCAGCTGGCTGAGGCCCGCGCTCAGCTTGCCGCTGAGTCCGCCCTGGGCAACTCCCAGGTGCAGGAGGCCAGCACCCGAGTCAGCCAGATCGACGGGCCACAGCAGGCCGCGATCGCGGCTCAGCAATCTGCCGTGGAAAGCCTCCAGGCCGAGCTGAGCGTAGCCGAAATCGATCTGACCCGGTTCCAAGAACTCAATGCCTCAGGGGCGATCTCCCGCCAGGAACTCGACCGTCAGCAGGCTACCGTCAACAGCTTGCGCGCCGATCTGGGCAATGCCCAGGCGACCAAACAGCGGCTCGAGCAGGCTCGCCTCAGCGACATCAGAAACGCCGAGGCCCAGGTGGTTTCGGCCCGTGCCACCAGCAGCCGCGCCCAGGTGGCGAGCCAGGTTGATTCTGCCGCCCAAAACCTGGCCCTGGCGGAGGCCCAGCTGGCCCGGGCGGTGGTGCGATCGCCCCAGGCCGGGCAGGTGCTCGATGTCTTTGCCTACCCCGGTGAAGCGGTGTCGCAGTCGGGGGGGCCCATTCTCGCCCTGGGGGATACCCGCCAGATGGTGGTGGTCGCCGAGGTCTACGAAACCGACATCGGCCTGGTGGCCCTGGGCCAGCCCGCCACCATCACCAGCCGCAACGGAGCTTTCAGTGAAACGCTGACCGGCACCGTGGCCGAGATCGGGCTGCAAATTGCCAAAAACGATGTGCTCGACGACGACCCCGCCGCCAACGCCGACGCCCGCGTGGTGGAAGTGCGGGTGGCGGTGGATCAGAGCGAGGCGCTGGCGGCTCTGACCAACCTCCAGGTTGACGTGGCCATCGACATTGAGTCGTGAGGGTGCGATGAAACGCTTTGCCCTACCCCGCATTCCGTTGGCCTGGTACAACCTGCGCCACGATCGCCCCCGCCTGCTGGTAGCCGTGGCCGGGGTCACCTTTGCGGTGCTGCTGATGTTTATGAACCTGGGCTTTTTGGGGGCCCTGGTCAGCACCACCACTAACTTCTACGACCAGTTCAACGGCGATATTTTTTTAATTTCGCCCCAGTCGCTGGAAATCAGCTCTACTAAGGCGTTTCCCCGCGAGCGGCTGTACCAGGCGGCGGGCATTGAGGGGGTGCGGCAAACTATGCCCCTCTACGCCGAGTACGCCCTCTGGAAAAACCCCGAAACCAGCCTCAGCCGGGCGCTGTTTGTCTACGCCTTTAACCCCAGCGACCCGGTGTTTCTCATGCCCGAGCTAAATACTGAGGCGGGCAGGCGTGCGCTACAGCGGCCAAATTCAGCGTTCATTGACCGGCGATCGCGCCCTGAGTTTGGCCCCCAGACCGTGGGCCTCGAAACCGAAGCCGATCGCCGCCGCATTACCATCGTCGGCCAGTACGACCTGGGCGGTGGCTTTGCCGCCGACGGCACGTTGATCATGAGCGATCAAAACTTTCGCCGCTACTTCGACCCTCGCCCCCTCAACCAAATCAACCTGGGCCTGGTGCTGCTGGAGCCCGGAGTCGATGCCCAGCGGGTCAAAGCCGCCCTGCAAGCTCAGCTGCCCGCCGATGTGGAGGTCTACACCAAGCCCGAAATCATTCGCAAAGAGAGCCAGTTTTGGATTCAGACCACCTCCATTGGCTTTATTTTTGGCCTGGGAGTGCTGGTCTCGTTCATCGTCGGCACCGTAATTGTCTACCAGATTCTCTACACCGATATCCGCGACCACCTGCGGGAATACGCCACGCTCAAGGCGATCGGCTACGGCGGCGGCTACCTGTTTAAAACCGTGATTCAGGAGGCCGTTTTGCTGGCCCTGATGGGCTACGTGCCGGGGCTGATTTTGGCGCTGGGGCTCTATACCCTGGCCTACAACGCCACGGCGGGCACGCTGCCTATGCAGATGACAATCTTTCGCGTGTTTTTTGTCTTTACCCTAACGGTGCTGATGTGCGCCCTGTCGGGGCTGATCTCGGTGCGCAAGGCGGTCACGGCTGACCCGGCGGAGGTGTTTGCATGAGTTTTAGATTTTGGATTTTGGATTTTGGAACCTTGCTCAATTGGGTCAGCTTCACCATTGAGCCCCGTAAGGTGGGCTCTGCCCACCACCCGCTAAACCCACCACCCCCGCCAGAACCCCGCTTTCTCCCACAGTTCAATGGTGGGCAGAGCCCACCCTACCCTTTGAGAAATTTTCCGCCACTGCTATTTCCGGCGATCGACCGGCCCACCGAGGCACGCCCCAATCAGCTCACCCTACTCGTCCACCCCATTACCCCTCCACCCATCCACTCCCTCCACTCCCCATGCAGCGAACTCCGCTAGCCCTGCTCAACTTGATCCACGATCGCAAAAAATTCCTCACCTCCATGGCCGGGGTGGCCTTTGCGGTGCTGCTGATGTTCTTGTTTACCGGCTTTAAAAACGCCCTCTACGACAGTCAAACCCAGCTGCTAGAGCGGCTCAACGGCGAGATTGTAATCATCAATCGGCTCAAGGAAAACATGTTTGTGCCGCGAGCCTTTGCCCGGCGTCGCCTCTACCAGGCCCAGGCCTTTGACGGCGTAGAGGGAGCCTACGCCCTTTACATCAACGACGCCCGCTGGAAGAATCCGGAGACGCGCCGAACCCGACCGGTGCGGGTGATCGCCTACAATCCCAGCGACCCGGTGCTGCCGCTGCCGGCAATTTTAGACCGCCAGCAGGAGCTGCGCCTGCCCAATACAGCGCTAATCGACGAGCGATCGCGCACCGAAGTCGGCCCCCGCGAGACCGGTGTGATCACCGAGCTGGCCGATCGCGAGATTCGCATTGTGGGCACCTTTAGCCTGGGCACCGACTTTGCCTCGGGCAACGGCAACTTGATCATGAGCGACCAAAACTTCCTGCGGTTTTTTGCCAATCGCGGCCCAGAGGAAACCGAGCGCAGCTTTGCCACCGCTGACATTGGCCTGCTGCGGGTCGCCCCCGGCACCGACCTCGATCGCCTGGTGGCGGCCCTGCGCGACGGCCTACCCCAGGACGTGCTGATTTTACCCATGGAGGGCCCCGGGGGGTTCATTGCCCGCGAGCGCACCTACTGGGAAGAAAACACCAACATTGGCTTTGTGTTTTCGCTGCTGACCACCATGGGCTTTGTGGTGGGCATTATTTTGGTCTATCAAATTCTCTACACCGACGTGGCCGATCACTGGTCGGAGTACGCCACCCTCAAGGCGATCGGCTACAACAACGCCTACCTGTTTGGGGTGGTAATTCAAGAAGCCATGATTTTGTCGGTGCTGGGGTTCATTCCGGGCCTGCTGATCAGCGCCCTATTTTACAACCTGGGGGCCGCTGTTACCGGTCTGCTGTTCAATATGACCCCAGAGCGGATCGTTAATATCTACATTATGACCTTTGTGATGTGCCTGATTTCTGGTGCTGTGGCCGTTCGCAAGGTGCAGCGCACTGACCCCGCTGAGGTATTTGGGCTATGAATTCTGCTTCCCCACCCCCCCTATCGTCGGCCACTGTGCCGTCGGCCACTGTACCGTCGGCCACTGTGCCCGCCACCGAGGCGTCAATTATGGTAAGCAATCTCAACTATTTCTTTGGCCGGGGCGATCTGCGCAAGCAGGTGCTCTTCGACATCAGCCTCGCCCTGCACCCCGGCCAGATTGTGATTATGACCGGCCCCTCTGGGTCGGGCAAAACCACGTTGCTAACGCTGATTGGGGCGCTGCGATCGGCCACCGAGGGCAGCCTGCAAGTCTTGAGCAAAGAGCTGGTGGGGCTGGGCGATCGCCAGCTGGTTGAGATTCGCCGCAACATCGGCTTTATCTTTCAGGCCCACAACCTGTTTGAGTCGCTGACGGCGGCCCAAAATGTAGAAATGGCGGTGGAACTGACCGGCTCCCTGCGGGGCAAACGCCAGCGGGCGGTGGAGATGCTCAGCCAGCTGGGGCTGGCCGAGCGGGCCGACTACAAACCGGGGGCACTGAGCGGGGGGCAAAAGCAGCGAGTGGCGATCGCCCGCGCCCTGGTCAACCAGCCCCAGCTGATTCTGGCCGACGAACCCACCGCCGCCCTCGACAAACAGTCGGGTCGCGACGTGGTCACCCTGATGCAACACCTGGCCCAGGAAAAGGGCTGCACCATTCTCATGGTCACCCACGACAACCGCATCCTCGATGTGGCCGATCGCATCATCAACCTGGTAGACGGACGGCTGGAGTCCGACGAAAGCCCCCAGCAGTTTGCCGACTCCCACGCCCCCAAAGCCCTCGATCAAAAAATGTTCATCATGTGAGAAAAGCCGCGAACTCCAACACATTTTGAACGTTCGCACGTTGGCACATTCATACGTTCTCACCCTCCCACGTCCTCACGTTCTCACTTCCTCCATCCTCACTCCCCTTCCCCATGCCCATCTCCTTCGCCAGCACCGTCCAGGCCCTCACCTACACCAAAGTTGCCGACTACCTGCAAACCGCCGCCCTGTTTAAAGACAGCCTGCGGGCCTACCCCGACCTGCCGCGCTTCGACATTCTCTACGGCTCGACCCTGGTCGAGGTCGAGGTGCTGCCCTGGGAGGTACACCCCTGGGAAAAAGCCGATCTGGCCACGGTGCGGGCCACCAGCTGCGTCACCATCGGCAGCACCATCGACCATGAGCTCATGCACTTTTTGCTCACCGAAAACCGCCGCATGCGCTTTGGGGCTTTTCATCTCGACGACGCTAACCAGGTGCTCTTTGCCGAGAGCGTTCTCGGCGGCGAACAGATGGATCTCAGGGAGTTACAGACCTGCATTCTCTCCGTGGTGACCATCGCCGACACCTACGACGACATCATTGCCCAACGCTTTGGCGGCCAGCGGGCGATCGATCGACTGTCGGGGGCGATCGCCTCTTAAGCCGTGGCTCTGTCTAGCAATTGCAGAAATCCAAGTGCAATACCCCCTACCAGAGGCTTCTGCCTATCAAAGTGCCCTAACTAAATCAACTGCTGCCATAGCTAAATCTCAAGGTTGTATAGCCATGGTCAATTGAGTTAGGACATTCAGCAATCCCAGGAACGTTCAAACGTTTGAACGTTCCTAGAGAAATTGTCCTAACCAGACTGGCTAAAGCTATAGTCTCCCGTTCACCCGATGGAGAGATAGTCAAGGGCCATCTGAATCGTTTGGCAATCTACTCTAAAAGGATCTTTGAACGGCGATTTTTGGGAGTCAGGAGTCGTTTTATCAAAATCAAGCGTGTTGAGCATTTGGGGAGTAATCTGGCCTCGGACACAGCACCACCTGCCGTTTAGAGCATTGGTCATATACCGATTTTCATAGAAATTCCAGGCGGGAGACATCAGCTCAATCAGCTTAAGGCCGCTGCCTGGTTCAGCACCGGCTTGCAGACCGACACGGTTGAGAATAAAGTTGCTGCTGGCAGCACCATGGACTACCACCACCTCTTTTGCATTGCGGGCGATTGACCACTCATCTTCCAGCGATAGATCCTCAAAATAGAGCGTTTTGAACCCCCGCTCTTCTAAAAACTGAGTTACCTCGTCATTGTTAATTAGGCTACGACTTCCCCGGCGGGAAACAAAGATTCTTTCGCAGGTTTCTTTTTTGTATCCCGGAAACTCAAAATTGAAAAGGTGAGGCCTAATACTAAAGACCCTGTGCTCTGAGCAGGTGACCAGTTCACCATAGACGTCGTCGTCCGTAAAAATTACAGGGTTGCCAAGCAGCCGATACACATCCATAGGCATGCTGTAGTTGGGCACCCTAGAACTCAAAATAATGTGAATTTTGATGTCTTTTTGAAAATGCTCGCTCAAGAGCTTTTGCGCCAAAAAAACTGGAGTTGCCACATTCTCAAGAATATGGCCGATATTTGTAAATACGTCAAAGCGGGCATCAAAGATAAATTTCCCCGAAAAGTCGAGCGCTTCTCCTTCCGTCCTGGCTTCGGGGAGCAGTAATTGAGCCTTGCGCCTTTTTATCTTTGCAACCAGTAGTTTAGCCTTTTGCCTAATTGCCTTTGGCAAAAACAGTCGGGCCTTACGCTTAATTGCTTTAGTGAGAATTAGCTGAGTCTTTCGCTTCCAACTGAGCGTCTTGACCAATTCCAGTTTGGCCGTGGCAGACTTGACCTTGATTTCCACTTCAAAAGGTTCCAGATATTGCGCCGGCATTAGCACCTGCTCGGCGGCTGGACGCCATACATCCATCGCACCTGTGGGAAAGCAGTACATCATTGAAGGCGCAACTTCAAGGCCTGGGACCTTATGTTTTAATGTTATATCCATTTTCAAGTCCTTCTAAAAAATTTTCGGCTGATCGATAATTTTTAGAAAATTTTGACTTTCTGGGCAGCCGAGAGTTCGAGGCTTGTTCAAGTTGATCGGCCACAGTCTTCACAAACAGAAACTGCATTCTTCTATACAATTTTGAGCGCAAGCCCAGAAGAGCCAAAGTTACTAAATCTACAGGAACAAGCAAAGCTGTGACGATTGCACGCACGCTCTCTTAACAAACAACACTGCGTTTGAGAACAGTAGTTTTACTATAGGAGCAAACGTTTAATGCTCAATACTATTGAGTTAGCTTCCTATAAAATTCACTTAATTTGGATTTAAAATCTCCCCTGTGTGAAGGAAGAGTAAAGCCTACGATCGCAGGCAAAGCCACCCAACCCTGTCACTTGATCACGGAAGGGGAGTTAATTTTGTACAAGCCCTTTGCGCTGGCGGGGCGGCCCCTGGGCTGCGCTGGTGTCGCCTGGCAAAAGCGGTGCTAGCTCATTCAATCCCCTGCAAAATGTGCTGGGTGGTGAGCATTGCGCCGAGGCCCACAAACCCATTGCAGCGACCGCGCTGGGCAGTCATACCCAGGGCAATGGACGAAGCCTGGGCCGGGTTTCGCACAAAGCGGGGAGACGTATTGATGTAAACCACTGCGCTGGTGGTCAGCTGGGTAAAGCGGCTGCTCTCAGCGTAGCTCTCGGTGGCGATCGCATTGGCGTGACCGCTGCTGTGGCGATTGATCCAGCTGGCGGCAGTGTGCACGCTGTCCACCGCCCGTAAAGCCACCGTTTTGCCCAAAAACGGGCGATTCCAATCGGCGGCAGCGGCGATTTTCGCATCGGGCAGGTCGGGCAGCAGGGCTTCATCGGCCAGCACCTCAAAATCTTGATCCCACAGGATGTGGCACAGCTGTACCAAAGCCCCAGGGTTACAGCCCCGGTGCACCAATACCTTTTCGACCGCGTTGACCGCGTCAGGCTCCCCCCGGTGGCTGTCTAACACCATTTGAGCCACGGTGTCGAGCTGGCCGGTGGCCGACCAGTAGAGGTAGCAGTTGCCCAGGGCCGTGGGCAGCACCGGCACCCCGGCCTGGCGCACCACCTGCTGCACCAGGCCGGGCCGCCCGTAGGGAATAATCAAATCGACGCCAGGGTCTTGCAGCAGCCAGGTGCGGGCCACATCCCCCTGCTCTTCGGTCAGCGACAGAATACAGTTCTCGGGCAGACCAGTCAATTCTAGGGCCTGGTGCATGGCCTGCAGCAGGGCCTGGTTGGTCTGCCCTGCCTCGTTGCTGCCCTTGAGAATCAGGCCGTTACCCGTGCGTAGGGTGAGCCCTGCCGCGATCGCCGCCAGCTCTGGAAATGCTTCGTACACCAGAGCCACCACCCCCAGGGGCACCACCTGACCGTAGCCCGCCACCGCCTTGCTCAGCCGACTGGGGGCAGGGTGCAGCAGCCCGCGCGGATCGCCCAGGTAGGCCAGCCGCCGCAAAATTTTAGCGGTGGTTTGCAGCCGCTCGGGGGTGAGCTTGAGCCAGTCGAGCACCCGCTCCGGTACAGCCATATCGAGGCTGGCTTCGAGGTCGAGGGTATTGGCTTCGAGAATGTCGTCAAACCGGGCTTCGATGGCGGTGGCCACCGCTTCGAGCAGGCGGCTCTGGGCATCGGCCCCGGCGGCAACCAGGTCGCGACCGGCTTTTCGCACCTGTTCAACCGCCGCGCTAAAGTCTGCCTGGGTGGTTAGGTCTACCATGGGCTCAACGCCGAGAAGCCAGCCAAAACATGCCCACCACCGCCAGCGATACCGCCAGGGTAGTCAGCAATCGCGCCACCGACTGGGCGCTGTCGGGGGTTTGCAGGGTGGCCAGCAGCAAAAAGAACACCATCATGCCGAAGGCGGCCAGCACCACCAGGGGCAGGTAGCTAACGCTCAGAGACGAGCGATCGAGTCGCCACTGCTGCCCTGTCCAGCGCCAGAGGCGTTTGTAGGGGTAGTGGGTGGACAGCTGCTCGATCACGTAGCCGTCGTCTTGCACCACGAAAATCTGCTGACAGCGATCGCAGCCAAAGGCTTCAGTCAGAGTAATAGGCTTGATGCACCCGTTGCGACGACAGGGGCAGGGGTAGTCGGCATTCTGATCGATCTTCTGGCTTTTGTAGGTACGCACAGCACTGCCGGAGTTGGAGCGAAGACGGGCCGATAGTCACCCATCATTCTGACACATTAACCAAAACCTTCCCTTAAGTACAACCTGCTTTGAGATCCAGCCCTGCCCACCGCGCACAGGCAATCTGCCGAGGCATAACTGTATCCCCTGCGGCTTGAATTTTTTAGAATAAACGTGGTAGGAAAGGGCTACTCAAGATCAAGCCCTGACCCACTTCTCCCCTACGGACAGGATATCGCTATGGTTACCGATCGCCTGGAGACGGCAGTGAAAAACTTTCAGCACGTCAATCAGATGGTGGAGCGCTACACCCGCCTCTGTCGGGCCTATATTACTCTGTCAGAGCGATTTAACCAGCTTGACGTAGACCATATGACCCTCAAGGGGCAAATGGTGCCCCTGCTGAAAGCCCTGAAAGCGCACCAGGCCCAGCTGCACACCGTCGAGCGGGAAAAGGCCGAGCTGCAAACCTCCCTAGAGGCCCAGGAAATGCGCCTGCAAGCCGCCCTCGAGCAGCAGGAGGCCCAGCACCGTCAAGAGCTACAGCAGTTGACCACAACCTACGAAGAGAAGCTGCAAGCCCTGGCCAGCCACGTGGCTGAGCTGCAACCCCTCGAACAGCTACTCAACGGCGAGACTCACCACGAACTCAGCGCCGCCGAGGCCCAAATGGAGCTGATTGAGACCACCTTCGAAGAGATTGAGCAAGACAGCTCCCCCGATCTCTCCAGCGAAGAGCAGGCGCTCCTGGCCGCCTATCGCGCCGACCCGGCCGCCTTTTTGGTAGCCGCTGCCGATGCGGCGCGGGGGGGCGTTGGCGCAGGGGCCGAGGCACCCATGGCCTCCCTGTGGCACTACTACGACGACCGGCCCCCCTACGGCGCTGAGCCCTAGGGGGAAGGGCCCTAGGGGGAAGGGGCCGAGGATGAATAAACTAGTACTGCCTGGCGGAAATATGGCCACCGTTGCTGAGGTTGTCAGGTCTCGGGTGTCAGGGGTCAGGAATGGTTGGCTGACTTATGCCTTAGGGTACTAGTCTAAATCAGTCTAGATCCCCCAGGCGATCGAGAGGCCAAAATCGAAAGACGGCCCGGCCAATCAGATGATCCGCCGGTAAGAAGCCCCAGTAGTGAGAATCGAAGCTTTTATTGCGGTTGTCGCCAAGCACCAGGTAGGCATCGTCAGGTACGGTCACCGGCCCGTATTGGTAGTCGGGCTTGGCGGCGATGTAGGGCTCTGCCTGGGGTGCACCGTTGATGTAGAGCTGGCCGTTTTTGACCTCAATCACATCTCCGGGCAGGCCCACCAGCCGCTTGATAAAAGCTTCGTCTTGCCCCAGGGCGTCGGGGGGCCGAAACACCACGATGTCGCCCCGCTGGGGATCGCCAAAGGTGTAGCTCACCTTGTCGATAATCAGGCGATCGTTGATCTCGAGGGTGGGCAGCATCGAGCCCGACGGAATGTAGCGAGCCTCGGCTACAAAAGTACGAATGCCCAGGGCCAGCAGCACGCTGAGGCCAAGGGTTTCAAACATCTCGCGCACAATTCCCTTGGCGGGGCGGGGCGGGGTGGAGCTGGAATCGGTCATCTGACTCACTCTCAACGGTTGAAAGCTAATTATCGTTTAGACATAGCCATTGTCGGTAAACGACAGGGCCAGCTTTAGAATTATGGCGGGGTATGTTTCTAATGATGACGCCTAGATGGGGTTTAGCGGTGTCGTTACCGTGGCAGAGCTGTGGCAATGCTGCCACTGGGCTATGGCCCTCGACTGCCGGTTTGGCTGAAACCCTCAGAGAAGGGGTGAGGGGGCGATCGCCGCGCCTCTCAAAACTCAGGGCAAAGCCTTCCCCGCAGCAGTCTGATACACCTCCTCAAAAATATGTTTTAGCGCCCCCGTCAGCGGCACCACCAAGAGCAGGCCCAATACCCCAGCCAGCTGAGACCCAACTAACAGTAAAACTAAGATCCACACGGGGTTTAAGCCAATTAAATCGCCGAGAATTTTGGGGGCAACGGCGCTGTCAATGAGCTGGTCGATCAGCAGGGCCGCCACCGCCAATTCTACTCCCAGCAGAACGCTGTTAAAGCTCACCACAATGGCCGCTGTAAAGATACCCACAATATCGCCAAAGGGAATCAGCGCCAGCAGGCCAATGCCGATGCCAAATACCAGCCAGTAGGGAATATTGAGCAAAAAGAAAACGGTCGATAGCGCAGTGGCCATCAGCAGGGCAATGGTGGCCTGCCCGACAAAATAGTTCTTAAACTTTTCTTGAAACGCCAGGCGAATCTGGTTGCCCCCATTGCCCGGCAGCCAGCGCAGCAAACCGCCCCAAAACTCCTCCCCGTGGAGCAGGAGGTAGAGAGTCAACACAGCGGTAATCAGCACTTCTAGCAGGCTATCAGCAATGCCCAGGAGCACCTCTAGCAGCTGATCGGGCAGCTGGGCGACCTCGTCGGGCAGCATTTGCGCCACCTGGGTAGCCAGCGCTGTGACATTGAGGGGAATGTGCTTGACCACCAACCAAGTATCTAACACCTGAAACTGCTGGCTGCCCGACTCTAGCCAGCCGGGCAGGCGGTTACCCAGATCTCCCAGCTGCTGAAGCAGAGCCGGCACCAGGGTAAACCCTAAGACCGCCACCAGGCCACCCGTGACGAGCAAAATTAACGCAATACTGATGCCGGGTTTAATGCCCCGCTTTTCCAGCTGCTCGATGGGGTAGTTCAGCAAAAACGACAGCAGCGTGGCCGCAATCAGCATGGTGATCGGCGTTTGAAAGGTCTGGAAGACTTTGTAAAGCAGCCAGAGGTTTAAAATCGTCAAGGGCAGGGCAATTTCCCACACCAGCCAGCGGGGCAGCCTATCGAGTGCTTGCATGGTCAATGGACGTAGCCTATCGGTAATGTCTATAAGATTTAAGGTACTGCCTCCCAGCCAGAACAAGGGGTGTACTCGGGTAGAAATGGCCGTCAGCGGCTCCTGGGAATCTGCGCTCAGTGGCGAAAAATCGGCGCACCCAGGGCAGAGCGATTGGCGGTATACCCCCCCTGCCGCCAAACCAGCCCAATAGGCCGTCCACCTGGGGGTTTATATCACGGTAGAAGGTGTGGATGCGATCGCAGCACCAGCCCAAGCCCTCAGTAACCAGGTGCTGCCGCCCCCCACAGTGATCAAAGTTAGCCAACTATTTCTAACAGACGAGTGACTGCCGTGCTCTGCATCTCCCTCAAGCGAGGGGCATATTTACCCTTAGCTTCTGCCCTTAGGGCGAAGGAGATGCCCAGTTATTTCCCTAGGCTGAAACCATATTCAACCCGCATTTTTAGACCGCTAGAGTTTGTCTACCATCAATGCGGTATTTCAC encodes the following:
- a CDS encoding AI-2E family transporter; this translates as MQALDRLPRWLVWEIALPLTILNLWLLYKVFQTFQTPITMLIAATLLSFLLNYPIEQLEKRGIKPGISIALILLVTGGLVAVLGFTLVPALLQQLGDLGNRLPGWLESGSQQFQVLDTWLVVKHIPLNVTALATQVAQMLPDEVAQLPDQLLEVLLGIADSLLEVLITAVLTLYLLLHGEEFWGGLLRWLPGNGGNQIRLAFQEKFKNYFVGQATIALLMATALSTVFFLLNIPYWLVFGIGIGLLALIPFGDIVGIFTAAIVVSFNSVLLGVELAVAALLIDQLIDSAVAPKILGDLIGLNPVWILVLLLVGSQLAGVLGLLLVVPLTGALKHIFEEVYQTAAGKALP
- the lepB gene encoding signal peptidase I, with amino-acid sequence MTDSSSTPPRPAKGIVREMFETLGLSVLLALGIRTFVAEARYIPSGSMLPTLEINDRLIIDKVSYTFGDPQRGDIVVFRPPDALGQDEAFIKRLVGLPGDVIEVKNGQLYINGAPQAEPYIAAKPDYQYGPVTVPDDAYLVLGDNRNKSFDSHYWGFLPADHLIGRAVFRFWPLDRLGDLD